In a genomic window of ANME-2 cluster archaeon:
- a CDS encoding ATP synthase subunit B has translation MTKEYKTITEIAGPLIFLEKTEPVSYNELVNITLPDGSTKRGQVLDTSHDIVVVQVFEGTGGLNRESGVRFTGETIKLPVSKDMLGRILSGSGEPLDGGPRIIPEDRLDINGAAINPFSRMPPKDFIQTGISTIDGTNTLVRGQKLPIFSGSGLPHNEIALQIARQAKVPGSEEDFAVVFAAMGITNEEAQYFMQDFERTGALERAVVFLNLANDPAVERLITPRMALTAAEYLAYEHDMHVLVILTDITNYCEALRQMGAAREEVPGRRGYPGYMYTDLASLYERAGVVKGRKGSVTQFSILSMPGDDITHPIPDLSGYITEGQIVISRELHRKGIYPPINVLPSLSRLMNSGIGEGRTRDDHKAVSDQMYAAYAEGKDLRGLVAIVGKDALSDRDKKLLEFADMFEDRFVRQGVDEDRDIETTLSIAWDLLSELPESMLVRVDTKFIEKYHPAHKK, from the coding sequence GTGACAAAAGAGTATAAGACGATCACAGAGATTGCAGGCCCGCTCATATTCCTTGAGAAGACCGAGCCTGTAAGTTACAATGAACTGGTGAACATCACCCTGCCTGATGGTTCTACAAAACGCGGTCAGGTACTGGATACCTCCCACGATATAGTTGTGGTACAGGTGTTCGAAGGTACCGGCGGCCTGAACAGGGAATCCGGGGTCAGGTTCACAGGCGAGACCATCAAACTGCCAGTGTCCAAGGATATGCTGGGCAGAATATTATCAGGCTCAGGTGAGCCGCTCGACGGAGGTCCCCGCATCATACCGGAAGACAGGCTTGATATTAATGGTGCGGCCATTAACCCGTTCTCGCGGATGCCACCGAAGGATTTCATTCAGACAGGCATCAGTACTATTGATGGTACCAATACTCTTGTACGAGGACAGAAACTCCCCATATTTTCAGGTTCAGGTTTGCCTCATAACGAGATTGCACTGCAGATAGCCAGACAGGCTAAAGTACCTGGCAGCGAAGAGGATTTTGCAGTGGTGTTTGCGGCTATGGGTATTACCAATGAGGAAGCCCAGTATTTCATGCAGGATTTCGAGCGGACCGGTGCTCTCGAGCGTGCAGTGGTTTTCTTAAACCTTGCCAATGACCCTGCTGTGGAGCGGCTTATCACACCAAGAATGGCACTTACTGCTGCTGAATACCTGGCATACGAGCATGATATGCATGTGCTGGTCATTCTTACCGACATCACTAATTACTGCGAAGCACTGCGACAGATGGGTGCAGCCAGGGAAGAAGTACCTGGTCGACGAGGTTATCCAGGTTATATGTATACCGACCTGGCCAGTCTGTACGAGCGGGCCGGTGTGGTCAAGGGCAGGAAAGGATCTGTGACACAGTTCAGTATCCTGAGTATGCCAGGCGATGATATTACCCATCCGATTCCTGACCTTAGCGGTTATATTACCGAAGGCCAGATAGTCATATCAAGAGAACTGCACAGGAAAGGCATTTATCCACCTATCAATGTGCTGCCATCTCTGAGCCGTTTGATGAACAGCGGTATCGGTGAAGGACGTACCAGGGATGATCACAAGGCAGTATCTGACCAGATGTATGCAGCTTATGCTGAAGGTAAAGACCTGCGTGGCCTGGTGGCCATCGTGGGTAAGGATGCACTATCAGACAGGGATAAGAAATTGCTGGAATTTGCTGATATGTTCGAAGACAGGTTCGTCCGCCAGGGTGTGGATGAAGACAGGGATATCGAGACCACTCTTAGTATTGCATGGGACCTGCTGTCCGAACTTCCGGAGTCAATGCTGGTCAGGGTAGATACCAAGTTCATCGAAAAATACCATCCCGCCCACAAGAAATAA
- a CDS encoding V-type ATP synthase subunit I, with the protein MLKAKKLSRAILVGHKNLLDQVVEILHDLNCVHIEDFTEENDMFSIGKPAEVASAASNKLIKLRSLSNFLGIKPKYSDNLLNEESVLTHFDANLDELDSAVSALLDKRIVLENESKSIETNIKDLLPLSLFPLSVEMYLGYRSLSVRAGYIQGNQTDIEKELKGVTTKCDISFALYNKAQFMILFVPVEHINTIAEILDKYHFAEHHISELTGNPGKLLAGFNNRRDDIQAELKSIEEGIIGLQSRYSDFVLASDEILSITTQKAEAPLRFATSESTFIIDCWIPDDQFEHASKVIEERFNHLVYFTELDINKEKIKVETIPVEYDNPKSVKPLETIMDLYSRPVYNEIDPSAIIFITFPLFYGIMLGDIGYGFVLLTLGLIGKAKIKSEGLKPLATLLIYCSISTLIFGILFAEIFGFHLFGHHSIVTELFGEHSAMGEIFYNFHALPIIERLGKEDIPIILLATALIGTLHLNLGFILGFRNEAISHGIVKAVLAKLSWIVLQFGIAIIILSALGYIPVIGNTLGAIVAVIGVVMLIAGEGGAGILELPSIVSNTLSYTRLAAVGLSSVGIAFAVNEIVTGMLFPQGGLFILLGILVLIVGHTVNTVLGVVAPGLHALRLQYVEFFTKFYHGGGRKFNPFGYTRKYTEEK; encoded by the coding sequence ATGCTTAAGGCTAAAAAGCTCTCAAGGGCAATTTTAGTAGGTCATAAGAATCTTCTGGACCAGGTAGTAGAAATACTCCATGATTTGAATTGTGTCCACATTGAGGATTTCACAGAAGAAAATGATATGTTTTCAATAGGTAAACCTGCTGAAGTAGCATCAGCTGCCTCAAACAAGCTTATCAAACTGAGATCGTTATCTAATTTTTTGGGTATCAAGCCGAAATATTCAGATAATTTGTTGAATGAGGAATCTGTATTGACTCATTTTGATGCCAATCTTGATGAATTAGATTCTGCTGTTTCTGCGTTGCTGGATAAGCGGATTGTATTGGAAAACGAAAGTAAAAGCATTGAAACAAACATTAAGGATTTACTTCCATTGTCATTATTCCCCTTGAGTGTGGAAATGTACCTTGGTTATCGTTCATTATCAGTTCGTGCAGGATATATCCAGGGCAACCAGACTGATATTGAAAAAGAGCTAAAAGGTGTTACTACAAAATGTGACATATCATTCGCTTTGTATAATAAAGCTCAGTTTATGATTTTGTTTGTACCGGTTGAACATATTAATACCATTGCTGAGATACTTGATAAGTATCATTTTGCTGAGCATCATATTTCGGAACTGACTGGCAACCCAGGGAAATTATTGGCTGGATTCAATAACCGAAGAGATGATATTCAGGCTGAACTCAAATCAATCGAAGAAGGAATAATTGGTTTGCAGAGCAGGTATTCTGACTTCGTTCTGGCTTCAGATGAAATACTCTCAATAACAACCCAAAAAGCTGAGGCACCTTTGCGGTTCGCTACGTCTGAGAGTACATTTATAATCGATTGCTGGATACCTGATGACCAGTTCGAACATGCATCAAAGGTCATTGAAGAACGGTTCAATCATCTGGTATATTTCACTGAACTGGATATAAATAAAGAAAAAATAAAAGTAGAAACTATTCCTGTTGAATATGATAATCCTAAATCAGTCAAGCCGCTTGAAACAATAATGGACCTCTATTCCAGACCAGTTTACAACGAAATTGACCCATCTGCTATCATTTTCATTACCTTCCCACTGTTTTATGGTATCATGCTTGGAGATATCGGGTACGGTTTTGTGCTCCTGACTCTGGGCCTGATCGGTAAAGCTAAGATAAAATCGGAAGGATTGAAACCTCTGGCGACACTATTAATATACTGCAGTATCTCAACACTGATATTTGGTATATTGTTTGCTGAGATATTTGGTTTTCACCTGTTCGGCCATCACAGCATCGTTACGGAACTGTTTGGTGAACATAGTGCGATGGGTGAGATATTCTATAATTTCCATGCCCTGCCAATAATTGAAAGGCTTGGAAAGGAAGATATACCAATAATCCTGCTAGCAACTGCATTAATCGGTACGTTGCACCTGAATTTAGGATTCATTCTAGGATTCAGGAACGAAGCAATTTCACATGGTATTGTGAAAGCTGTACTGGCAAAGTTAAGCTGGATTGTCCTGCAATTCGGGATTGCGATCATCATTCTGTCTGCTCTGGGATACATACCGGTAATCGGTAATACTCTCGGCGCAATAGTTGCAGTGATTGGAGTAGTAATGTTGATTGCAGGTGAAGGTGGAGCCGGAATCCTGGAACTCCCGTCAATAGTAAGTAATACCCTTTCATACACAAGGCTTGCGGCTGTGGGCTTATCTTCGGTAGGTATTGCCTTTGCGGTCAATGAAATTGTGACAGGGATGCTCTTTCCCCAGGGCGGATTATTCATCCTATTGGGAATCTTAGTGCTCATAGTTGGGCACACAGTGAACACCGTATTGGGCGTAGTTGCGCCCGGACTGCATGCCTTGAGGTTGCAGTATGTAGAATTCTTTACAAAATTCTACCATGGCGGTGGTCGTAAATTTAATCCATTCGGATATACTCGAAAATACACGGAGGAAAAATAA
- a CDS encoding V-type ATP synthase subunit K, whose translation MVDINLAEASVEQILANQRGIIAIGAGLAVGLSGIASALAEKDIGAAAVGAMAEREELFGKGLILTVIPETIVIFGLVVAILLLFL comes from the coding sequence ATGGTAGATATAAATTTGGCAGAAGCATCAGTTGAACAGATACTTGCAAACCAGAGAGGAATTATTGCTATCGGCGCAGGTCTGGCAGTAGGATTATCCGGTATTGCATCGGCCCTTGCAGAAAAGGATATCGGCGCTGCAGCAGTAGGTGCAATGGCAGAACGTGAGGAACTATTCGGTAAAGGTCTTATCCTGACCGTTATCCCGGAAACCATCGTCATCTTTGGTCTTGTCGTTGCCATATTGCTGTTATTCCTGTAA
- a CDS encoding V-type ATP synthase subunit F: MEIAVIGNSEFTTGFRLAGIKKIYETKGTNDLVPTLQSVLEEREVGVLVIHNDDLASLPEQFRKMLDEMVTPTTIALGGSGKSSNLRDKIKQAVGVDLW; this comes from the coding sequence ATGGAAATAGCAGTAATCGGGAACAGTGAATTTACCACGGGTTTCAGGCTTGCAGGTATAAAAAAGATTTACGAGACTAAAGGAACCAATGACCTTGTACCTACATTGCAAAGTGTACTTGAAGAACGCGAAGTCGGTGTTTTAGTAATACATAATGATGATCTGGCCAGTTTGCCAGAACAGTTCAGGAAAATGCTGGACGAAATGGTCACTCCCACCACTATTGCACTTGGTGGTTCAGGTAAGAGTTCAAATTTAAGAGATAAAATTAAACAAGCAGTAGGTGTTGATCTTTGGTAA
- the ahaH gene encoding ATP synthase archaeal subunit H, with amino-acid sequence MTKAEILSQIKKAEEDSESIISQANELKTKRIQDAKNQSRVLIENAQKDSQMIGEKKIAQAKTGIVSDKEKLLKEGFDIAESIKSKAKKNLPKATENLMEQFERAVHA; translated from the coding sequence ATGACAAAGGCCGAAATTCTATCTCAAATAAAGAAAGCAGAAGAAGATTCAGAATCAATAATTTCACAGGCCAATGAATTAAAAACCAAAAGGATACAGGATGCTAAGAATCAATCACGTGTATTGATCGAAAATGCACAGAAGGATTCACAAATGATCGGTGAAAAGAAAATTGCACAGGCAAAGACCGGTATAGTATCTGATAAAGAAAAACTTTTAAAAGAAGGATTTGACATAGCTGAATCGATCAAGTCAAAGGCAAAAAAGAATCTGCCTAAAGCTACAGAAAACCTGATGGAGCAGTTTGAGAGGGCAGTACATGCTTAA
- a CDS encoding V-type ATP synthase subunit D, translating into MAVQDIKPTRSELIELKRKIKLSESGHKILKMKRDGLILEFFEVLEKAKSVRAELDADFDVATEKINIAKAVEGVVTVRSTAFSFKDAPQLVVESKNVMGVVVPKIESSSVRKALNERGYGIIGTSSRIDEAADAYEILVEMIILAAEIETTIKKLLDEIEKTKRRVNALEFKVIPELIEARNFIILRLDEMERENTFRLKRIKS; encoded by the coding sequence TTGGCTGTACAGGACATTAAACCCACACGTTCAGAACTCATAGAACTGAAAAGGAAGATCAAGCTATCTGAGAGTGGACACAAGATCCTCAAGATGAAGCGGGACGGTCTTATCCTTGAGTTCTTTGAAGTGCTTGAGAAGGCCAAGTCGGTAAGAGCGGAACTTGATGCTGATTTCGATGTCGCAACAGAAAAGATCAATATCGCCAAGGCTGTTGAAGGTGTTGTGACTGTCAGGTCTACCGCTTTTTCGTTCAAGGACGCCCCTCAACTGGTAGTTGAGAGCAAGAATGTGATGGGTGTTGTAGTCCCAAAGATAGAGTCCAGTAGCGTGAGAAAAGCACTCAACGAAAGAGGGTACGGTATTATTGGTACCAGCAGCCGGATAGATGAAGCAGCTGATGCCTATGAGATACTGGTTGAGATGATTATCCTGGCTGCTGAGATCGAGACCACCATCAAGAAATTGCTGGATGAGATCGAGAAGACCAAGCGCAGGGTAAATGCTCTTGAGTTCAAGGTAATCCCTGAGCTTATCGAGGCAAGGAACTTTATCATTTTGCGGTTAGATGAGATGGAGCGGGAGAACACGTTCAGGCTCAAGCGGATCAAATCCTAG
- a CDS encoding ATP synthase subunit A → MVTKGEIYRISGPVVTVQGINTSMYDVVKVGNAGLMGEVIGIVKDRSIVQVYEETAGIRPGEPVENTGLPLSVELGPGLIKSIYDGIQRPLPILKEKMGDFIERGVTADGLNHEILWEFKSVVKAGDKVSGGVVIGTVQETPNVEHRIMVPPNVSGTVDEIKSGKFTVLDTVCTLTDGTKIQMMQKWPVRRPRPVNKKLPPNVPLITGQRILDGLFPVAKGGTAAIPGPFGSGKTVTQQQLAKWSDTEIVVYIGCGERGNEMADVLTEFPELEDPKTGRPLMERTILIANTSNMPVAAREASVYTGITIAEYYRDMGYDVSLMADSTSRWAEAMREISSRLEEMPGEEGYPAYLSARLSEFYERAGRVESLAGLSGSITIIGAVSPPGGDFSEPVTQNTLRIVKVFWALDAKLAQRRHFPSINWLNSYSLYTKGLTDWYNENVSPDWVKLRNNAMDLLQQESELQDIVQLVGSDALPPDQQLTLEITRLIREVFLQQNAFHPVDTFCPMDRQYKLLDTIQKFGDKAHAALDSGVMINDIVKLESKNELSKVRFDNDFDGALKVVLNKMDKEFDSLKSDTYSSSVSEGAE, encoded by the coding sequence TTGGTAACAAAAGGAGAAATTTATAGAATATCTGGACCGGTAGTTACCGTCCAGGGCATCAATACCAGTATGTATGATGTTGTTAAAGTAGGGAATGCAGGACTCATGGGAGAGGTTATTGGAATAGTGAAGGACAGGTCTATTGTCCAGGTCTATGAAGAAACAGCTGGTATAAGACCTGGAGAACCTGTGGAAAATACAGGTCTGCCTCTGTCAGTTGAACTCGGTCCCGGACTTATTAAAAGTATATATGACGGTATTCAGCGCCCATTGCCTATCCTTAAGGAAAAGATGGGTGATTTTATTGAACGTGGGGTGACAGCAGATGGTTTGAACCATGAGATACTCTGGGAATTCAAATCCGTTGTAAAAGCCGGTGATAAGGTATCCGGTGGTGTGGTTATTGGTACTGTACAGGAAACACCTAATGTAGAGCACCGTATTATGGTCCCGCCAAATGTATCAGGTACTGTGGATGAGATAAAGAGCGGCAAATTTACTGTATTGGATACTGTTTGTACACTTACTGACGGAACAAAGATACAGATGATGCAGAAATGGCCTGTACGCAGACCAAGACCGGTCAATAAAAAACTACCCCCAAATGTCCCGCTCATCACAGGACAGCGCATTCTGGACGGCCTGTTCCCTGTAGCTAAAGGCGGTACGGCTGCCATACCCGGTCCTTTCGGCAGCGGTAAGACCGTTACCCAGCAGCAGCTTGCTAAATGGAGTGATACAGAGATAGTGGTATACATCGGTTGCGGTGAAAGGGGTAACGAAATGGCAGATGTACTTACCGAGTTCCCTGAACTGGAAGACCCCAAGACCGGCAGGCCGCTGATGGAGCGGACCATACTTATCGCCAATACCAGTAATATGCCTGTGGCGGCCAGGGAAGCCAGTGTATATACCGGTATTACTATTGCTGAATATTACAGGGATATGGGTTATGATGTATCATTAATGGCTGACAGTACCAGCAGATGGGCAGAAGCCATGAGAGAGATATCATCAAGACTGGAAGAGATGCCAGGTGAAGAAGGGTATCCTGCCTATCTTTCAGCCCGTCTCAGTGAGTTCTATGAACGAGCTGGCCGTGTAGAGTCCCTCGCCGGACTCAGTGGTTCAATTACCATCATTGGGGCAGTATCCCCGCCAGGCGGAGATTTCTCAGAACCTGTTACCCAGAATACCCTGCGTATTGTGAAAGTGTTCTGGGCCCTGGATGCAAAACTTGCCCAGAGACGGCATTTCCCATCCATCAACTGGTTGAACAGTTACAGCCTGTATACCAAAGGATTAACTGATTGGTACAATGAGAATGTATCCCCGGATTGGGTAAAATTAAGGAACAATGCAATGGACCTGCTTCAGCAGGAATCAGAACTCCAGGATATTGTCCAGCTGGTAGGTTCGGATGCACTTCCACCAGACCAGCAGTTGACACTGGAAATTACCAGACTTATCAGGGAAGTATTCCTGCAGCAGAACGCTTTCCATCCAGTTGATACGTTCTGTCCTATGGACAGGCAGTATAAATTGCTGGATACCATCCAGAAATTTGGAGATAAGGCCCATGCAGCATTGGATTCAGGCGTGATGATCAATGATATAGTTAAACTTGAATCCAAGAACGAACTTTCAAAGGTCAGGTTCGATAATGACTTTGATGGAGCGCTGAAGGTGGTATTAAATAAGATGGATAAGGAATTCGATTCGCTAAAGAGTGATACGTATTCCTCAAGTGTTTCAGAGGGGGCTGAGTAA
- a CDS encoding V-type ATP synthase subunit C — protein sequence MAFLIKRGSKKYPYITARVRAMKSKLIAREVYPKLMNMDIPEITRLIGESEYKQDVDELAQKYHGLDLLEHALNQNLARTYRKLIRISQDEPNYLITEYLRHWDIWNIKTILRGKYYGAPAQEILDAVVAAGQLGYRQLTSIANMESIEDIKIALANSPYYAAIANYDGGELSAIENELDKIYYSRLLASIGNSKGEKLSLKYIKTEIDLKNLKTLFRTKKAGLEKDEILNLVIPGGMELKNGDLKRLSSLSWPDFLKGLEDYSYWSDISEVVREDMTSLMDVEAVLDKYAMGYATRISHYYPLSILPIYDYMLRKNNEINNIRTIVRGKKVKLPDEIIRKHLVM from the coding sequence ATGGCATTCTTGATAAAAAGGGGCAGTAAAAAATATCCGTACATCACGGCAAGGGTACGGGCCATGAAAAGCAAACTGATAGCCAGAGAGGTTTATCCCAAACTGATGAACATGGACATTCCCGAAATAACCCGTTTAATAGGGGAGTCTGAATACAAACAGGATGTGGATGAACTTGCACAAAAATATCATGGCCTGGATTTGCTGGAGCATGCCCTGAATCAGAACCTTGCAAGGACATACCGAAAATTAATACGTATTTCTCAGGATGAGCCAAATTACCTGATCACTGAATATTTGAGACACTGGGATATCTGGAATATCAAGACTATTTTGAGAGGGAAATATTATGGGGCTCCGGCCCAGGAAATACTGGATGCTGTGGTAGCGGCAGGGCAATTGGGTTATCGCCAGCTTACTTCCATTGCTAATATGGAATCAATAGAGGACATTAAGATCGCTCTGGCAAATTCACCTTATTATGCAGCAATCGCCAATTATGATGGCGGTGAACTATCGGCCATTGAGAATGAACTTGACAAGATATATTATTCAAGATTATTAGCGTCCATCGGCAACTCAAAAGGCGAAAAACTGAGTCTTAAATATATCAAGACCGAGATTGACCTGAAGAATCTAAAAACACTTTTCAGGACTAAGAAGGCCGGTCTCGAAAAAGATGAGATATTGAACCTTGTAATTCCCGGCGGCATGGAACTGAAGAACGGAGACCTGAAGAGACTTTCATCTCTCTCATGGCCAGATTTTCTGAAAGGACTTGAAGATTACTCTTACTGGTCTGACATTTCTGAAGTGGTACGTGAGGATATGACCTCTCTTATGGACGTGGAAGCAGTACTTGACAAATATGCAATGGGATATGCAACCAGGATTTCACATTATTACCCGCTTTCCATTCTTCCTATCTATGATTATATGCTCAGGAAGAACAATGAAATAAACAATATTAGGACCATTGTACGGGGTAAGAAAGTAAAACTTCCTGATGAGATCATAAGAAAACATCTGGTGATGTAA
- a CDS encoding V-type ATP synthase subunit E, whose amino-acid sequence MGLEDVVNDILEQARTKAAAINAQAEEEAATLIREARSRADEIIQTRQAEVDAYIERMRKQEISSAHLEMKRAALNAKKEILDSVYQSAKDAISSIPAEKNVELLKRILDKQGSSGTRVYSNEKDARLIREMTDLIYIGGIDCIGGLIIENDDSTVRMDYTYDRILEDVSEQSLKQISDILFG is encoded by the coding sequence ATGGGACTTGAAGACGTTGTGAATGATATTCTGGAGCAAGCCAGAACCAAAGCTGCAGCCATAAATGCACAAGCTGAAGAAGAAGCTGCTACCTTGATACGTGAGGCACGCTCCCGGGCTGATGAGATAATACAAACCCGTCAGGCTGAGGTTGATGCTTATATTGAGAGGATGCGTAAACAGGAAATATCCAGTGCCCATCTTGAAATGAAAAGGGCTGCCTTGAATGCAAAAAAAGAAATCCTGGATAGCGTTTATCAATCCGCAAAGGATGCCATCTCTTCAATACCCGCTGAAAAGAATGTCGAGCTGTTAAAAAGAATTCTCGATAAACAAGGCAGCAGTGGAACCAGGGTCTATTCCAATGAGAAAGATGCCAGGCTTATCAGGGAAATGACCGACCTTATCTATATAGGTGGGATTGACTGTATCGGCGGACTGATCATAGAAAATGATGACAGTACGGTACGTATGGATTATACTTACGATAGAATCCTGGAAGATGTATCTGAGCAGTCTTTAAAACAGATTTCTGATATACTCTTTGGGTGA